From Mumia sp. ZJ1417:
GGATCCGGTCCACGAGCCGCACGATGAAGCGCTCGTTGTGGATCGTCACCAGCGTCGCGGCGTTGTACTCCTTGGCCTTGAACAGGTGGTGCAGGTACGCCTCGGTGTAGTGCGCGCACGTGTAGCAGTCGCACTCCGCGTCGATCGGCACGAACGAGCGGCGCGACGCCGCGACCGCGAGGTTGCGCTGGCCGTCGTGCGTGTAGACGCGGCTCGAGCGCGCGACCCGCGACGGGCTCACGCAGTCGAACGTGTCGGCGCCGTTCTCGATCCCGGTGAACAGGTCGTCCGGCTCACCGATCCCGAGCAGGTGCCGCGGCTTGTCCTCGGGCAGCTCGTCGCACACCCAGCCGACGATCGTGCCGAGCTGCTCCTTCTCGAGCGCGCCGCCGATGCCGTAGCCGTCGAACCCTGGGCCGTCGGACCCGAGCTCGACCAGCCCCTGCGCCGACCGCCGCCGCAGATCCTCGTACTGCGCGCCCTGTACGACGCCGAACAGCGCCTGATAGGGCTTGCCCGTACGCGCGATCGTCAGCTTCTCGTGCTCGGCCACGCACCGTACGGCCCATGCCTGGGTCCGCTCGACGGAGCGCTCCTGATATTCGCGGGTGTTCATCAGCGTCGTGCACTCGTCGAACGCGAAGATGATGTCCGCGCCGAGCTGGTGCTGGATCTGCATCGACACCTCAGGGGTGAAGCGGTGCTTGGACCCGTCGAGGTGGCTCTTGAACGTGACGCCCTCGTCGTCGATGTGCGCGAGGCGCTCCTTGCCGTCGGCGATGACGTCGTCTGCCCTACGGCCGGCTGTGTCCATCGCGAGCACCTTGCGGAAACCGGCGCCCAGCGACAGCACCTGGAAGCCACCGGAGTCGGTGAACGTCGGCCCCGGCCAGTTCATGAACGCCCCCAGCCCGCCGGCCTCGTCGACGATGTCGGCGCCCGGTTGGAGGTAGAGGTGGTACGCGTTCGCCAGCAGCGCCTGCGACCCGAGGTCGGCCATCGTCTCGGGCAGCACTGCCTTCACGGTGGCCTTGGTCCCGACCGGGATGAACGCAGGGGTCTGGATCTCCCCGTGCGGGGTCGAGATCACGCCGGTACGGCCCTGGGCGCCGTCGACGGAGTCGGCGAGGCGCTCGGACACGGAGAAGGAGAAGGTCACCGGTCCATCCAACCAGGTGTGTCCGCGGGTCCGGCGAGCCGGAGCGACGTCATCCGTCGACCGAGGGGGCGGTCGTCTCCGCCTGGGGTGCGGGCTGCTCGGGCTGGCCGAGACCCTCGCCGTCCCTGCCCGGAGAGGGTGTCGGATCGGCGGGTTCGGTGGTCGGCGGGGCCGACGGGGACGGCGTCACGGTCGGCTCCTCGGCCTTCGGCGACGGCGTCGACTCGGGCTCGGGGGTCGGTGTGGGGGACGAGGGTGAGTCGCTGGGGGAGTGCTCCTCGCTGGGACTCTCGTCGCGGTCCTGCTGGTCCGAGTCGGAGCCGCCGGAGTCGCCGGAGTCCGAGCCGCCCGAGCGGACGTTACTGAAGGTCGTCCCGGGCTTTTCGCTGGACCCGATCGGGTGCCCGGCGACCTTCTCGTACGCCCAGATCCCGCCGAGGGCGAGGACGAGACTGACGACGGTGGCGATGGCTGCGGCGCGCCATGAGATCAGTCGCTTGGGTGCGTCGTCGCCCTGGGTCGTGCGGTCCGCGTCACCGGCACCGGCCGTGCCCTCTGCCTCGGCCTCCGCGAGCGCCTCGGCCGCGTCGGGCGCCGTCGGCAGGATCGCCGTCCCCCGGCCGCCGTCGGCGGCGCGGTTCGCCAGCGCGGCGCGCGTGGTCAGCCGCGCGGCCTCGGCGAGACGCCGGCTCTTGCGGAGGGAGTTGGTGTAGACCGTGCCCGCGACCGTGGCCACGACCGAGCCGACCGCTGCGCCGATGAGGGTCCCGGCGACACCGAGCCACGAGCCGGCGACGGCGGCCGTCATGGCGGCGAGAGCGCCACCGACGACCTGGCTCGACGAGACACCCGACAGGACACGGGTGCTTTCGTCAATCTCCTCGTTCTTCTGGGCCGTCATGCAGCCTTTCGGGGTTCGGGGTTCGGGGTGGTCGAGAGGCGGCGGGAACGTACGGAGGGGGCCCGTCGCCAACCTTCGACGGTAACGGGAAGGTCACACTGGCCCAAGTGAGGTCGAGCACAGCGTCGCGAGGCTACGGTGAAGCCATGACCCCCTCGCTCGAGCCGACCACGACCACGCCGACACCTGTCGTGCTCGACGTCGACACGGGCGTCGACGATGCGCTGGCGCTGATGTTCGCCGTCCGTAGCCCCGACCTGGACGTCCGGGCGATCAGCTGCGTCGCTGGCAACGCCGACGTCGACCAGGTGGTCGCCAACACCTTCGCCGTCCTCGACGCGCTCGACGCCCCCGCCATCCCGGTCGGTCGCGGCGCCGAGCGCCCGCTCGTCGAGCCGGCGCGCGACGCCCGGCACATCCACGGCGCGGACGCGATGGGCGACCAGGGTCTGCCGGACTCGAGCCGCGAGCCCGCCGACGGGGGCGCCATCGACGTGATGCGCCGGGCGATCCTCGAGTCGCCCGAGCCGGTCACCCTGGTCCCGCTCGCGCCGATGACGAACGTCGCGCTGCTGCTGCGGGCGTACCCCGAGGTCCGCGACAACCTGGCCGGCATCGTCCTCATGGGCGGTGCGGTCGACGGCGGCAACGCGACCGCAGTGGCGGAGTTCAACGTGTGGCACGACCCCGAGGCCGCGGCGATCGTCCTGGCCGCCGGCGTACCGGTGACGATGTACGGGCTGGACGTCTTCACGCAGGTCGTGGTCGAGGCCAAGACGTACGAGGTCCTGCGCGGCGACCCCGACCCCGCGGTCGCGCTCGCCGGGCGGCTGCTCGCGCACTCGCACGACGTGATCCGCGCCGACCCGCGGGTCGGCCACGGCGGGCTGATCGGCGACGCGGGCGCGGCGTGCGTGGTCGCGCGGCCCGACCTCGTGACCGTACGACGGTGGCCGGTGCACGTCGAGCTCGCGCCCGGACGGTCCCGGGGGCAGACGGTCGTGGACCGCCGGTACGTCCTCGGTGAGGATGCCGTCCACGGCGTGGAGTCGCTCGGTCACCTCGTCGATGTCGCGGTCGAGATCGATGCCGCGCGGGCGAGCGACCTCTTCCTCACGACGATCTGCGCCGGGCCGGGCGCATCGCAGGTCGACGACACGGCACGGGCGGTCCAGCGGTGAACGACCTCGGCGACGTGCGGCGAGTCGGCACCGTCGTCGTGGTCGGCTCGCTCAACGTCGACCTCGTGACGACGGTGGCGCGGCACCCCGAACCCGGCGAGACCGTCCTCGGCGGAGACCTTGTCCGCCTGCGCGGCGGCAAGGGCGCCAACCAGGCGCTCGCGGCGCGTCGGGCCGGCGCGTCGGTCGCGATGATCGGGCGCGTGGGTGACGACGCCGACGGTCGGGCATACCGGGCCGCGATGTCCGACGCCGGTGTCGACGTCACGCACCTCCACCTCACTCCCGCTGCGCCGACGGGCACCGCACTGATCGTCGTCGACGAGGCGGGCGAGAACTCGATCGTCGTCGCCCCGGGAGCCAACGCCCGCCTCGACGCCGCGGACGTCGAGGCGGCGCGGGAGATGATCGCGACCGCCGACGTCGTGCTCGTGCAGCTCGAGATCGCCGACGAGGCCGTACGGGCGGTGGCCGGCGTCGCCGCGCGGGCCGGGACGCGGCTGGTCGTCAACGCCTCGCCCGTACGGGATCTGCCCGCCGAGGTGCTGCGTCAGGCCGATCCGGTGGTCCTCAACGAGCACGAGGCCGCGGCGTACGGGCTCGCGACCGGCGGCGACGCGGTCTGCGTGACGCTCGGTGGTCGCGGCGCCACGTGGGGAGAGGCGACCGCGACGCCACCACCGGTGCTTCCGGTGGACACGACGGGCGCCGGCGACGCGTTCGCCGGGGCGCTGGCAGCCGCTCTCGCGGCCCGCGTACCGCGCGAGGAGGCGCTGCGTGCGGCGGTGGACGCAGGCGCTGAGGCGACGACCTGGCCCGGCGCCCAGCCCGTGTGATCTTCTCCCCAGGCACCGGTCGTCCCCAGGTGCGGCGCGCGTCCCCGATCGTGTCGGCCTTCGCTTCTAGGGTGGGACCCGGATCTCAAACCCCGGGAGGTGCGCATGCGATTCGTCGCGACGGCAGACTGGCAGCTCGGCATGACGGCGCACTACCTCGACGACGAGGCGCGCCCCCGCTTTCAGCAGGCCCGTCTCGACGCGGTCCGACGCATCGGCGCGGTCGCCGAGGAGCGCGGTGCCGCGTTCGTGGTCGTGTGCGGTGACGTCTTCGAGTCCAACCAGCTCGACCGTGCGATCGTCGCCCGTACGTTCGAGGTCCTGCGCTCGTTCACGGTGCCGGTGGTGCTGC
This genomic window contains:
- the tgt gene encoding tRNA guanosine(34) transglycosylase Tgt, coding for MTFSFSVSERLADSVDGAQGRTGVISTPHGEIQTPAFIPVGTKATVKAVLPETMADLGSQALLANAYHLYLQPGADIVDEAGGLGAFMNWPGPTFTDSGGFQVLSLGAGFRKVLAMDTAGRRADDVIADGKERLAHIDDEGVTFKSHLDGSKHRFTPEVSMQIQHQLGADIIFAFDECTTLMNTREYQERSVERTQAWAVRCVAEHEKLTIARTGKPYQALFGVVQGAQYEDLRRRSAQGLVELGSDGPGFDGYGIGGALEKEQLGTIVGWVCDELPEDKPRHLLGIGEPDDLFTGIENGADTFDCVSPSRVARSSRVYTHDGQRNLAVAASRRSFVPIDAECDCYTCAHYTEAYLHHLFKAKEYNAATLVTIHNERFIVRLVDRIRASIEDGTYADFKAEFLGRYYARRG
- a CDS encoding nucleoside hydrolase, which produces MTPSLEPTTTTPTPVVLDVDTGVDDALALMFAVRSPDLDVRAISCVAGNADVDQVVANTFAVLDALDAPAIPVGRGAERPLVEPARDARHIHGADAMGDQGLPDSSREPADGGAIDVMRRAILESPEPVTLVPLAPMTNVALLLRAYPEVRDNLAGIVLMGGAVDGGNATAVAEFNVWHDPEAAAIVLAAGVPVTMYGLDVFTQVVVEAKTYEVLRGDPDPAVALAGRLLAHSHDVIRADPRVGHGGLIGDAGAACVVARPDLVTVRRWPVHVELAPGRSRGQTVVDRRYVLGEDAVHGVESLGHLVDVAVEIDAARASDLFLTTICAGPGASQVDDTARAVQR
- a CDS encoding ribokinase, with the translated sequence MNDLGDVRRVGTVVVVGSLNVDLVTTVARHPEPGETVLGGDLVRLRGGKGANQALAARRAGASVAMIGRVGDDADGRAYRAAMSDAGVDVTHLHLTPAAPTGTALIVVDEAGENSIVVAPGANARLDAADVEAAREMIATADVVLVQLEIADEAVRAVAGVAARAGTRLVVNASPVRDLPAEVLRQADPVVLNEHEAAAYGLATGGDAVCVTLGGRGATWGEATATPPPVLPVDTTGAGDAFAGALAAALAARVPREEALRAAVDAGAEATTWPGAQPV